One stretch of Heptranchias perlo isolate sHepPer1 chromosome 29, sHepPer1.hap1, whole genome shotgun sequence DNA includes these proteins:
- the LOC137299370 gene encoding death-associated protein kinase 3-like — MTLDLTCRMAVFKQDNVEKYYEMGEELGSGQFAIVKKCREKSTNVEYAAKFIKKRRLSSSRRGVSLEEIEREVNILREIQHPNIITLHDIFENKTDVILILELVSGGELFDFLAEKESLTEEEATEFLKQILDGVHYLHSKKIAHFDLKPENIMLLDKNVSNPRIKLIDFGIAHKIEDGNEFKNIFGTPEFVAPEIVNYEPLALEADMWSIGVITYILLSGASPFLGETKQETLTNISAVNYDFDEEYFSNTSELAKDFIRRLLVKDPKKRMTIGDSLEHPWIKVIKRRNVRREDNGKKPERRRLKTTRLKEYTIKSHSSMPPNNTYVNFERFSKVLEEINAVEESIQELVKNKKSFKEDIDALVSIYDEKESWYKEENDSISQDLGHIKNEMRKTETLRKQAQDEVKSTMLSTNILKRKYTKLENRYDAMAAELKWVKELLKSVEQEGIQGGVGGDCRLGGMR; from the exons ATGACATTGGATTTGACCTGCAGAATGGCGGTTTTCAAGCAAGACAATGTGGAGAAGTACTATGAGATGGGTGAAGAGCTGGGGAG TGGGCAGTTTGCTATTGTGAAGAAATGCCGCGAGAAAAGCACCAACGTCGAGTACGCGGCCAAGTTCATCAAGAAGCGACGCCTGTCCTCCAGCCGCCGAGGGGTGAGCCTCGAAGAGATTGAGCGGGAGGTGAACATTCTGAGGGAGATCCAGCACCCGAACATCATCACTTTGCACGATATCTTTGAGAACAAGACGGACGTTATTCTCATCCTCGAGTTGGTGTCGGGAGGGGAGCTCTTTGATTTCCTTGCTGAGAAAGAGTCGTTGACTGAGGAGGAGGCAACTGAATTTCTCAAACAGATTTTGGATGGCGTGCACTACCTACATTCAAAGAAAATTGCTCACTTTGATCTCAAG CCTGAAAATATTATGCTTCTGGATAAAAATGTCTCCAATCCCCGCATCAAGCTGATCGATTTTGGTATTGCACACAagattgaggatgggaatgagtTCAAAAACATCTTTGGAACCCCTGAGTTTGTTG CTCCTGAAATAGTCAATTATGAGCCTTTGGCTTTGGAAGCAGACATGTG GAGCATTGGTGTGATCACCTATATTCT TTTGAGCGGTGCTTCTCCATTCCTTGGTGAAACCAAACAAGAAACATTAACAAATATTTCTGCCGTGAACTACGACTTTGATGAGGAGTATTTCAGCAACACTAGCGAGTTGGCGAAGGACTTCATCCGCAGGCTTCTGGTGAAAGACCCAAA gaagaGAATGACCATTGGGGACAGTCTAGAGCACCCATGGATTAAG GTGATCAAGAGAAGGAATGTGAGACGCGAGGATAACGGCAAGAAGCCAGAGCGTCGTAGACTGAAGACAACGCGCCTCAAGGAATACACAATCAAGTCGCACTCGAGCATGCCTCCAAACAATACCTATGTCAACTTTGAGAGGTTCTCAAAAGTCCTAGAAGAAATCAATGCAGTGGAGGAAAGCATTCAGGAGCTGGTGAAAAACAAGAAGTCCTTCAAGGAGGACATTGATGCTCTCGTTTCCATTTATGACGAGAAGGAATCATGGTACAAGGAAGAGAACGATAGCATCAGCCAGGACCTCGGACACATTAAGAATGAGATGCGAAAGACAGAAACCTTGAGAAAACAGGCGCAGGATGAAGTCAAGTCGACTATGCTGTCCACCAATATCCTGAAGCGGAAGTACACGAAACTAGAAAACCGTTACGATGCAATGGCTGCAGAACTGAAATGGGTCAAGGAGCTCCTGAAGTCCGTGGAGCAGGAGGGAATACAAGGAGGGGTTGGTGGTGATTGCCGACTTGGGGGAATGCGCTAG